The Oncorhynchus masou masou isolate Uvic2021 chromosome 31, UVic_Omas_1.1, whole genome shotgun sequence genome includes a region encoding these proteins:
- the im:7152348 gene encoding E3 ubiquitin-protein ligase RNF186 yields MVLCEDRECGVCYQPYSRQDRIPRVLHCRHTFCATCLETMSQPKSDMVTVCCPLCRQTTCVGRGLSLQEALWVNSRLWEYIPESKEEEEEVKEEEEEEEGKGEEEEERVEADRQTQASSQAECPTSKRSRKMLKFPAFLRKFSLTKPQHQESLVPGCGNVEMKSWRRLPTADTF; encoded by the exons ATGGTTCTGTGTGAGGACAGGGAGTGTGGGGTGTGTTATCAGCCATACTCCCGTCAGGATCGGATCCCCCGGGTGCTCCACTGTAGACACACCTTCTGTGCCACCTGCTTAGAGACCATGTCCCAGCCCAAGAGTGACATGGTCACCGTGTGCTGCCCGCTGTGCCGCCAGACCACCTGTGTAGGGCGCGGCCTCAGCCTTCAGGAGGCGCTGTGGGTCAACTCACGCCTCTGGGAATACATACCTGAGAgcaaagaagaggaggaggaggtgaaggaagaagaggaggaagaggaggggaagggagaagaggaggaggagagagtggaggctgacagacagacacaggcctcCTCACAGGCAGAATG CCCTACGTCGAAGCGCTCTAGAAAAATGCTGAAATTTCCGGCCTTCCTCAGGAAATTCAGTCTGACAAAACCACAGCATCAAGAGAGTCTTGTGCCTGGTTGTGGCAACGT GGAGATGAAATCCTGGCGCAGGCTTCCAACTGCTGACACTTTTTAG